One region of Erwinia tracheiphila genomic DNA includes:
- a CDS encoding Hcp family type VI secretion system effector gives MNNVFLKIDGVSGESRDAAHSGWTDVDAYSWGSKRNSGRSGAGAKVNYHNLAVHCQVDKATAGALLYSSNGNKIKSVQLSTCKAGGEQMEYYRITLENVIVVEVVFRDNGALTDVEYDFEDEIIFCWKISP, from the coding sequence GTGAATAATGTTTTCCTGAAAATTGATGGGGTGAGTGGTGAATCCAGAGATGCCGCTCATAGCGGCTGGACCGATGTCGATGCTTACTCGTGGGGTTCCAAAAGAAACTCAGGCCGTTCCGGTGCGGGAGCAAAGGTTAATTATCATAACCTGGCCGTTCACTGCCAGGTGGATAAGGCAACGGCCGGCGCACTGCTCTATTCATCAAACGGCAACAAAATCAAATCGGTGCAGCTGTCTACCTGTAAAGCTGGCGGCGAGCAAATGGAGTATTACCGTATCACGCTTGAAAATGTCATCGTGGTTGAGGTGGTGTTTCGTGACAATGGTGCGCTGACCGACGTGGAATATGACTTCGAAGATGAAATTATATTTTGTTGGAAAATCTCTCCATGA